CAGTACGTCCGCGATGATCTGCAGCCATACCGGCAGGTGCGTCAGGGCGCCTCCGCTCGCGACGATCTCGCGGATCTCGGGGACCGCCCCGCGCAGCGCCTCCCACACCAGGGCCAGGCGGTAGGCGACCGCCTCGACGCCGGCCTGAAGCACGTCGATCGGCTCGGTCGCGAGGGTCAGTCCCACGATGGCGCCGCGCGCGGCGACCGGCCACGAGGGGCTCCGCTCGCCGGCGAAAAAGGGCAGCACCACGAGACCGTGCGCGTCGGGGGTCCGGCGCCGAAGCGCCCGATCGAGGGCCGCCGGGTCGTCGAGCGCCATGCGCTCGCCCACCCAGCGGTACACGCTGCCGCCGTTGCTGATCGCCCCGCCCGCAAGCACGTGGCGGCGGTCGACACGGTACACCCACAACGCACGCGGCACCTCCGGCGCCTCGCCGGATCGCATGACGCGCATCGCGCCCGAGGTGCCGAGGCTGAGTGCCGCCCGCCCCGGCGTGACGCACCCGGTGCCGACGTTGCTGAGCGCGCCGTCGCCCGCGGCCGGCAGCCACGGGATCTGCGCGAGTGCCGGCCACCGCGCCGCGTACTCGGTCTTCAACCCGGTCAACGGCGAATCGAGATCGACGAGCGGCGGCATTTGCTCCGGTGCCAGTCCGAGGGCCCCGAGGATCTCGCCGTCCCACACGCACCGCCGGACGTCCAACAGCCCGGTCCCCGACGCCATCGACAGGCTCGAGACCGCCCGGCCGAAGAGACGAAGTGTCAGATACTCGCCGATCCCGAGCCACGTTCGTGCGGCGCGGAAACGGCCGGGGTGCGCCGCGCGCAGCCAGGCCAGCCGTGCGGGAAGATAACTCGGATGAAACGTGCACCCGGTCCGACGGCGCGCCGCCTCTTCGTCGAGCCGGGCGCGCAGGTCGCGCGCCGCCGCTCCGCTGCGTCCGTCGGCCCAGGAATACAGGGGCGTGACGGCTGCGCCGTCCACGTCGAGCCCGAGCAGGCTGTGCCAGAACGTGGAGACGCCGACGGCGCGAATCTCTGGGGCCGAGGCACCGGCGCCTGCCAGCGCCTGGTCGATCGCGCGGCACGCGCCCTCGACGAGGGCCTCGGCGTCCGCTTCGATGCCGCCGTCCGCCGTCTCCCGCCAGTCCGTCGGCGTCCGGCCCTCGGTCCCGCCGACCTCCCGGCCGAGGCGGTCGTACACGGTGGCCCGCAGCGAACCGCTGCCGAGATCGAGGGCGAGAACGAACGGGCGCTCCGCGTCGCGGGGACCGACGGTAGACACGGGAGGAAGTTCCCGTCCCCCGGGCCAAGCCCCTTGTATGTCCCCGAAACGCCCGTCTTCGAGACGCCCGCCGCACACGCGACCGTCCACCCCGCCGGACGCCCAGTTGCCCCCCGGCGGGCCGGAGGCCGATGTGGTCACGGTGATCCTCGGGCTGCCGGCGGCGCGGGGCGAACGGTTCAGCGAGGAGTGGGCCGTCACGCGCGGGCGCATCGAACGCGTCGCCGCAGTACCGGTCTCCCGCGACACCGACCCGGCCGGGGCGCCCCGTCTGTCCCGCGGCGATGGCTGAACCCTGGGCATTGTCGGCGAGCGACGCCGCCGCTGAGATCGCCGCGGGACGGCTGTCGCCTCTGGAACTG
This genomic window from bacterium contains:
- a CDS encoding gluconokinase → MSTVGPRDAERPFVLALDLGSGSLRATVYDRLGREVGGTEGRTPTDWRETADGGIEADAEALVEGACRAIDQALAGAGASAPEIRAVGVSTFWHSLLGLDVDGAAVTPLYSWADGRSGAAARDLRARLDEEAARRRTGCTFHPSYLPARLAWLRAAHPGRFRAARTWLGIGEYLTLRLFGRAVSSLSMASGTGLLDVRRCVWDGEILGALGLAPEQMPPLVDLDSPLTGLKTEYAARWPALAQIPWLPAAGDGALSNVGTGCVTPGRAALSLGTSGAMRVMRSGEAPEVPRALWVYRVDRRHVLAGGAISNGGSVYRWVGERMALDDPAALDRALRRRTPDAHGLVVLPFFAGERSPSWPVAARGAIVGLTLATEPIDVLQAGVEAVAYRLALVWEALRGAVPEIREIVASGGALTHLPVWLQIIADVLGHDIVRSAEDEGSSRGAALLALRALGALRIEETAVPRAFVVRPDPSRHDRYLAARARHAQAEHALEPLQPPQGA